DNA sequence from the Entomomonas asaccharolytica genome:
ATGAACCAAGCATGTGGCTTACATCATCTGCACCAAGCCCTTTAATTAAGAAAATACCTGCTTGTTGTACTTCAGCAATAAAAGCTACATCATCATCAATTTTAGCGGTAGCAGAAAGTGTTAAAACGACTTCATATACATTGTCTTCTAAAGAATTTTGACGAGTATTTAAATCTAGATTAACCGCAGGTTTCCATTCTTTTAAGAAGATTTCAGGTGTTTTAGGAGATTCAAAAGACACATCACGTACATAGATACGTTGAATGGAAAATTGTGGTTCTGGAGCGTTGTTTTGTTCAGACATATAAAGTATTCATCCGTTATCAATTAATAAAGAACTAGTTCGTAGCGAGTAATGAATCTAGTTTTCCCGTATTTTCTAATGCAAATAGATCGTCACAACCACCAATATGTTGGTCATTGATCCAAATTTGTGGAACAGAGTTTTTACCAGCTTTTTCTCTCATTTCAGCACGGACTGCTGGCTTGCCATCCACGGTAATTTCTTGAAAGCCAACACCTTTATGAGTTAATAGTTGTTTTGCTTTAATACAATAAGGGCACCAAGCACTTGTATAAATAATAATTTTAGCCATATTACTAAGCCTTTGCTTTCTTTTTGACTAAAGGTAAGCCATCTGCTTTCCAGTTAGCAATACCACCACCCAATTTTGCTACGTTAAATCCTGATTTTTTCATATCTCGGCAGATAGGTCCACTTTGTTGACCTTGGCTATCTACGATAACAATAACCTTATTCTCTTTATATTTATTTAGCTCAACCACCCGTGAAGTGAACTTATCAAAAGGAATGTTTACTGAGTCAGTAATGTGTCCTGCACCAAAATCTTTAGAGGAGCGAATATCTACGATAATGGCTTGATCGCTATTAAGTAATGAAGTAAGTTGAGCTGAGCCAATGCTACGGCCACCACGACGTATTTCAGTAATAGCTAATACCACCAATAGAGCTAAAAAAACACCACAGAGAAGGTAGTGGTTACCAATAAATTCTATAATTCGAGAAGTATCCATTAATTAATGAGTTCCGCTATAAATGATCAGTAAGTATACACGAAGTTTCACAAAAGCTAATAAAGTAGTTTATACATTAAAACGGAAATGCATAACATCGCCATCTTTCACAATGTAATCTTTACCCTCTAAACGCCATTTACCTGCTTCTTTAGCACCAGCCTCTCCCTTATATTGAACAAAATCATCATAAGCAATCACTTCAGCGCGAATAAAACCTTTTTCAAAGTCAGTGTGGATAACAGCTGCTGCTTGTGGAGCTGTAGCACCTACTCTAACTGTCCAAGCTCTTACTTCTTTAACACCAGCAGTAAAATAGGTTTGTAAATTCAATAATTCGTAGCCAGCACGAATTACGCGATTTAAACCAGGTTCTTCTAAGCCAAGTTCTTCAAGGAACATGTCTTTGTCTTCACCATCTTCAAGTTCAGCAATTTCTGCTTCTATTTTATTGCAGATAGGGACAACAACAGCACCTTCTTCGGTTGCTATGGCTTTTACAACATCTAAGTGAGGATTATTTTCAAAACCATCTTCTGCTACATTAGCAATATACATTACAGGTTTTACAGTGAGTAGATGGAAGGTTTTGATTTTCGTTTTTTCTTCTGGCGATAAATCTTTAAGCATTGAGCGGGCAGGTTTACCATCTATTAAATGAATTTGTAATTTTTCTAATAAAGCCTTGCTAGCGATGGCTTCTTTATCGCCACCCTTAGCCAATTTTTGGGCGCGTTGTAGTTGCTTTTCAATGCTATCAAGGTCAGCAAAAATCAGTTCGAGGTCGATAATTTCAATATCACGTTTTGGATCAACGCTATCGGCCACATGAACAATATTATCGTCTTCAAAACAACGTACAACGTGGGCAATGGCATCAGTTTCACGAATATTGGCTAAAAATTGGTTACCTAAACCTTCACCTTTTGAAGCCCCTTTTACTAAACCAGCAATATCCACAAATTCCATGGTAGTAGGGAGAACACGTTCTGGTTTAACAATCTCTGCTAAAATATTTAAACGTGCATCGGGCATAGGCACGATGCCACTGTTAGGTTCAATAGTACAGAACGGAAAATTTTCAGCGCCAATACCTGCTTTGGTAAGCGCGTTAAATAAGGTAGATTTACCAACATTTGGTAAGCCAACAATACCGCAATTAAACCCCATTGTATGTATCCCTTAAAGTTATTTATGCTTTTTGACTATGTAATTGATGCATGGCCTTGTTCCAATTGCCTGCCACTATGTCAGGTAATATATCAAGTGTATGTTGTATACTGGTAGCTAGCAATTGGCGTTCTGCTTGAGGCGCTCTACTTAATACAAA
Encoded proteins:
- the secB gene encoding protein-export chaperone SecB; this translates as MSEQNNAPEPQFSIQRIYVRDVSFESPKTPEIFLKEWKPAVNLDLNTRQNSLEDNVYEVVLTLSATAKIDDDVAFIAEVQQAGIFLIKGLGADDVSHMLGSFCPNLLFPYARETLDNLVVKGSFPALMLAPINFDALYQQELERMKQESSTQKQ
- the grxC gene encoding glutaredoxin 3, whose product is MAKIIIYTSAWCPYCIKAKQLLTHKGVGFQEITVDGKPAVRAEMREKAGKNSVPQIWINDQHIGGCDDLFALENTGKLDSLLATN
- a CDS encoding rhodanese-like domain-containing protein, whose amino-acid sequence is MDTSRIIEFIGNHYLLCGVFLALLVVLAITEIRRGGRSIGSAQLTSLLNSDQAIIVDIRSSKDFGAGHITDSVNIPFDKFTSRVVELNKYKENKVIVIVDSQGQQSGPICRDMKKSGFNVAKLGGGIANWKADGLPLVKKKAKA
- the ychF gene encoding redox-regulated ATPase YchF — translated: MGFNCGIVGLPNVGKSTLFNALTKAGIGAENFPFCTIEPNSGIVPMPDARLNILAEIVKPERVLPTTMEFVDIAGLVKGASKGEGLGNQFLANIRETDAIAHVVRCFEDDNIVHVADSVDPKRDIEIIDLELIFADLDSIEKQLQRAQKLAKGGDKEAIASKALLEKLQIHLIDGKPARSMLKDLSPEEKTKIKTFHLLTVKPVMYIANVAEDGFENNPHLDVVKAIATEEGAVVVPICNKIEAEIAELEDGEDKDMFLEELGLEEPGLNRVIRAGYELLNLQTYFTAGVKEVRAWTVRVGATAPQAAAVIHTDFEKGFIRAEVIAYDDFVQYKGEAGAKEAGKWRLEGKDYIVKDGDVMHFRFNV